In Alicyclobacillus macrosporangiidus CPP55, a single window of DNA contains:
- a CDS encoding RiPP maturation radical SAM C-methyltransferase has protein sequence MLHSRKHNDVVLVSMPMGPIWTPSIALGLLSSCLKEQGIIPTTKYFNLKFAGLIGVEFYTKLTKHSTVDLVGDWLFSSGLSVEEPTHVAQYVDDILRGKVLSPLEAHFTNKPYPEEYITDILELRKQIPDFLTQCLQEIIDIEPKIIGFTSVFEQHVASLVLAKMIKAELSDCLIVFGGANCEGEMGQELIRQFPFVDVVVSGEGEIVFPHLVKQFLSEGTLSVYNNMYVQSKPGLVNTALKEPPRVGLDKLPFCDYDDFFDQVKEYNVDPAVVTSIPFETSRGCWWGEKHHCTFCGLNGLTMSFRSKAAERALQELTYLVERYPDLSISVVDNILDYRYFDTFLPALASRQLNVNLFYEVKANLKKEQLLLLREAGVRDIQPGIESLSSHVLKLMRKGVTGIQNVQLLKWCKELGISVGWNILWGFPGETAEDYSEFAQAMPLLFHLDPPAVATHIRLDRFSPYFNEADKIGFVQLHPYRASQLIYHGLDEQAIYNLSYYFRIEPDFVKTDGMAFKREMRDLQFR, from the coding sequence ATGTTACACAGTAGAAAACATAACGATGTGGTGTTGGTAAGCATGCCGATGGGTCCAATTTGGACACCATCCATTGCGTTAGGTCTTCTCAGTTCGTGCCTAAAGGAACAAGGTATCATTCCAACAACCAAGTATTTCAATCTTAAGTTCGCAGGTCTGATAGGTGTAGAATTTTACACAAAACTTACTAAACATTCTACAGTGGATTTGGTTGGAGACTGGCTCTTTAGCAGCGGGCTTTCAGTGGAAGAGCCCACACACGTTGCGCAATACGTGGATGACATACTGCGAGGAAAAGTGCTTTCTCCATTAGAAGCTCATTTTACAAACAAACCTTATCCTGAAGAATACATCACCGACATTTTGGAACTGAGGAAACAGATTCCTGACTTTTTGACGCAGTGTTTACAAGAGATTATCGATATCGAACCGAAGATTATTGGATTTACTAGCGTCTTTGAGCAGCATGTGGCTTCCCTTGTACTGGCAAAGATGATTAAGGCCGAACTTTCGGACTGTCTCATTGTGTTTGGTGGAGCGAATTGCGAAGGAGAAATGGGGCAGGAACTCATCAGGCAGTTCCCGTTTGTGGATGTTGTTGTTTCTGGGGAAGGGGAAATTGTGTTCCCTCATTTAGTGAAACAATTTCTGTCTGAGGGTACACTGTCTGTGTATAACAATATGTACGTACAGTCGAAGCCCGGGTTGGTTAACACTGCATTGAAAGAACCACCACGGGTGGGTTTAGATAAGCTTCCATTCTGCGACTATGACGACTTTTTTGACCAGGTGAAAGAATATAATGTGGATCCGGCGGTAGTTACCTCGATACCATTTGAAACTTCTCGCGGATGTTGGTGGGGAGAAAAACATCACTGTACGTTTTGTGGGTTAAATGGGCTTACGATGTCTTTTCGCAGTAAGGCGGCTGAGCGAGCCCTTCAGGAATTAACATATCTTGTTGAACGATATCCGGATCTTTCAATTTCTGTAGTTGATAATATTCTTGATTACAGGTATTTCGATACATTCTTGCCCGCCCTGGCATCACGACAACTGAATGTTAACCTATTCTATGAAGTAAAGGCTAACCTCAAAAAGGAACAATTGCTTCTGTTGAGGGAGGCCGGTGTGCGGGATATCCAGCCCGGCATCGAAAGTTTAAGCTCTCACGTTCTAAAATTGATGAGAAAGGGTGTCACAGGCATTCAGAATGTCCAACTACTGAAGTGGTGCAAAGAACTAGGCATTAGCGTCGGATGGAATATTCTCTGGGGATTCCCCGGAGAAACAGCTGAAGACTATTCGGAATTTGCGCAAGCGATGCCGCTATTGTTTCATCTTGATCCCCCAGCAGTAGCAACCCACATTAGATTAGATCGGTTCAGTCCGTACTTTAATGAAGCGGACAAAATAGGGTTTGTACAACTGCATCCGTATCGCGCTTCGCAATTGATATATCATGGTTTAGACGAGCAGGCCATTTACAATCTGTCGTATTATTTTCGTATTGAACCCGACTTTGTCAAGACAGATGGGATGGCTTTTAAGAGAGAAATGAGAGACTTGCAATTCAGATAA
- a CDS encoding IS3 family transposase, with protein sequence MGPEVNSRSLVCQLAKEGFPVPVIAKALGLNRTYCYSLLKPPVPKPNRPPVDKDALVKQWIRKLCEEFPTYGYRRIQVMLRRRYNLRVNHKRVYRLMKEMGLLVKSPRKGASRAKRRGKIPVTRSNEHFQCDMTKVWCGKDGWGYLFAVIDAYDREIVGYSFSRFCRTEDLLKAVDMALNYRFPNGVQGAGLTLRTDNGCQMTSRRFIEAMKACQINHERTGYNNPDADGYIERFFRSLKEEEVWLQEYSSFAEAKAAIESYIHFYNTDRPHSALGYRSPLEFRNWKMQQNAA encoded by the coding sequence TTGGGGCCGGAAGTAAATAGCCGTTCTTTGGTCTGTCAGCTCGCCAAAGAAGGGTTTCCGGTCCCAGTGATTGCAAAAGCGTTAGGGCTGAACCGGACGTACTGTTACAGCTTGCTGAAGCCGCCTGTGCCAAAGCCGAACCGGCCTCCTGTGGACAAGGACGCTCTGGTCAAACAGTGGATTCGGAAACTGTGCGAAGAATTCCCCACGTACGGATACCGGCGAATCCAAGTCATGCTGCGTCGCCGATACAACCTGCGGGTGAACCATAAGCGGGTGTATCGGCTGATGAAGGAAATGGGGCTGCTGGTGAAATCTCCGAGGAAGGGCGCTTCACGAGCGAAACGGCGAGGGAAGATACCGGTCACCAGGTCCAACGAGCATTTCCAGTGCGACATGACGAAGGTGTGGTGTGGGAAAGACGGATGGGGATATCTGTTTGCCGTGATTGACGCTTATGACCGGGAGATTGTGGGGTACTCGTTTTCCCGGTTCTGCCGTACGGAGGACCTGCTGAAGGCTGTGGATATGGCGCTGAACTATCGCTTCCCGAATGGCGTTCAAGGTGCCGGTTTGACATTACGAACGGACAATGGCTGCCAGATGACGAGTCGACGGTTCATCGAAGCGATGAAGGCCTGCCAAATCAACCACGAGCGGACGGGGTACAACAACCCTGATGCTGACGGATACATCGAGCGATTCTTCCGGTCGCTGAAGGAGGAGGAGGTCTGGCTGCAGGAATACAGCAGCTTTGCCGAGGCGAAAGCGGCGATTGAGTCGTACATTCACTTTTACAACACGGACCGACCACATTCCGCACTAGGTTATCGCTCGCCGTTGGAATTCAGAAATTGGAAAATGCAACAAAACGCAGCGTGA
- a CDS encoding GNAT family N-acetyltransferase: MGFVSPQFVTLPNGTALTLRTAEPADASQVLEHTKQVTAETDFLVTTPEEVTLTVDEERVWIQHHLDDPGSLLLLACAGPQVIGILSFRRESRVRLSHHGSLGVSVQKAWHGQGIGRKLVETLLRWAEANPWLEKACLEVFTTNEPAIHLYHSLGFQEEGRRRRHVKLGPDAYVDVLVMCKFVK, from the coding sequence ATGGGATTTGTAAGCCCGCAATTTGTAACGCTGCCAAATGGCACGGCTTTGACCTTGCGCACCGCAGAACCCGCCGATGCCTCGCAGGTACTGGAGCATACGAAACAGGTCACAGCAGAGACGGACTTTCTCGTGACCACCCCGGAAGAGGTGACCTTGACCGTGGACGAGGAGCGAGTCTGGATCCAGCATCATCTGGACGATCCCGGCAGCCTCCTCCTGCTTGCCTGCGCCGGGCCTCAGGTGATTGGGATACTCAGCTTTCGCAGAGAGTCCCGTGTGCGTCTGTCGCATCACGGCTCCCTCGGTGTGAGCGTGCAAAAGGCGTGGCACGGCCAAGGTATCGGGCGCAAACTGGTGGAAACGCTACTGCGCTGGGCAGAGGCGAATCCCTGGTTAGAGAAGGCGTGCCTCGAAGTCTTCACCACGAATGAGCCGGCCATCCACCTGTATCATAGCCTGGGATTCCAAGAAGAAGGCCGGCGAAGGCGCCATGTCAAGCTGGGGCCTGATGCCTACGTTGACGTGTTGGTAATGTGCAAGTTCGTCAAGTGA
- a CDS encoding AbrB/MazE/SpoVT family DNA-binding domain-containing protein, which produces MKSTGVVRRLDQLGRVVLPIELRRTLNIQEKDGLEIFTEGDRIILRKYEPGCIFYNEAEDVREFRGKMVCEKCREELMATVHVAV; this is translated from the coding sequence ATGAAGTCGACGGGCGTGGTACGTAGATTAGATCAGCTGGGCCGTGTTGTGTTACCTATTGAATTGCGGAGAACGCTCAACATCCAAGAGAAGGACGGTTTGGAGATATTCACCGAAGGGGACCGCATCATCCTGCGGAAGTACGAACCGGGGTGCATTTTCTACAATGAGGCGGAAGACGTCCGGGAGTTTCGTGGGAAGATGGTGTGTGAGAAGTGCCGGGAGGAGTTGATGGCGACGGTTCATGTGGCAGTGTAG
- a CDS encoding MFS transporter, which translates to MSHEYWKLWWSQLVNQFGNGFYIMAVSWIVYQLKGSSLVLGDLFFIYTIALAVARVLFSPLADKFDRKKLMIWLDLSRSIIISLPAALVYLRCFSVWELYIIFVVVGILGTPYVSSRGALIRELVNSDSMNKANAWMQGATESMYLIGPTVAGIFIARFGGAIALLMDGLTFLFSSILISFICLHRPVSATQPKMRESYWSALITGLNVLMKDRILLNLTIFSTAVIIADTPFMVLVVPYVTHVVHGDAGVVGLLQGALSGGVLVVSIIIGKFGGFRRKVWTWGSVPLFCAATICMAFAPNMFWAILLQIVAGISTGLFDIRSITMFQSLVRNELLGRTLMINNALSSLASALCAMLAGIIAAKIGVALTFLVFGLIGGSISAVVLVKFHRIAGSAQMKERLSADD; encoded by the coding sequence ATGTCACATGAATATTGGAAGCTATGGTGGAGTCAACTCGTCAATCAGTTTGGGAATGGATTTTACATTATGGCAGTATCCTGGATTGTTTACCAATTAAAGGGGTCGTCCTTAGTCCTCGGGGATCTTTTTTTTATATATACAATTGCACTTGCTGTAGCGAGAGTGCTATTCAGCCCGCTTGCCGACAAGTTTGACAGGAAAAAATTGATGATCTGGTTAGATCTCAGCCGTTCGATAATTATTTCTTTACCAGCGGCCCTGGTTTATCTTCGGTGTTTTTCAGTTTGGGAACTTTATATAATTTTCGTTGTCGTTGGAATTCTCGGTACTCCATATGTCTCATCGCGTGGTGCGCTAATTAGAGAACTTGTAAACTCTGATTCCATGAACAAGGCAAATGCATGGATGCAGGGTGCCACTGAAAGCATGTACTTGATCGGGCCCACGGTGGCTGGTATCTTTATTGCTCGGTTTGGTGGGGCAATCGCCCTCCTAATGGATGGATTGACATTCTTATTTTCATCTATTTTAATAAGTTTTATTTGCTTGCATCGGCCGGTTTCGGCGACCCAACCCAAGATGAGAGAATCTTATTGGAGTGCACTGATTACGGGACTTAATGTACTGATGAAAGACCGAATTCTATTGAATCTGACTATATTTAGTACAGCAGTTATAATTGCTGACACTCCATTCATGGTACTGGTGGTTCCATACGTAACGCACGTGGTACATGGAGACGCTGGGGTTGTTGGATTACTGCAGGGGGCATTGTCTGGAGGTGTTTTAGTAGTTTCAATAATAATCGGCAAATTCGGGGGGTTCCGTCGGAAAGTGTGGACTTGGGGAAGCGTTCCTCTCTTTTGTGCGGCCACCATATGTATGGCGTTCGCACCGAACATGTTTTGGGCTATCCTATTACAGATCGTCGCAGGCATTTCTACAGGGCTCTTTGATATTCGCTCAATAACAATGTTTCAATCGTTGGTTCGTAACGAATTGCTGGGCCGTACGCTGATGATTAATAATGCTTTAAGTTCTCTCGCGTCTGCACTTTGCGCGATGCTTGCCGGCATTATAGCTGCAAAGATAGGGGTTGCTCTGACTTTTCTTGTATTTGGACTCATTGGTGGAAGCATCAGTGCGGTCGTATTGGTAAAATTCCATCGTATAGCAGGCTCCGCTCAAATGAAGGAGCGTCTTTCTGCGGACGACTAA
- a CDS encoding transposase — MPGRKWTVDEKMNVVLEGMMPGANISEVCRRHGVAQSLYYRWREAFLAGGRAGLQSGPSTREQELEKELQEARAKIGELTMQVDVLRKKSNWGRK; from the coding sequence ATGCCGGGACGTAAGTGGACAGTGGACGAAAAGATGAACGTCGTGCTCGAGGGCATGATGCCCGGTGCGAACATCAGCGAGGTATGTCGGCGGCATGGCGTGGCCCAGAGTCTGTATTACAGGTGGCGTGAAGCGTTCCTGGCTGGTGGACGGGCTGGACTTCAGTCCGGACCCTCTACGAGGGAGCAGGAGCTGGAGAAGGAGTTGCAGGAGGCTCGGGCTAAGATCGGTGAACTTACGATGCAGGTGGATGTGTTGCGAAAAAAATCGAATTGGGGCCGGAAGTAA
- a CDS encoding helix-turn-helix transcriptional regulator, with translation MPKPTRLKLVLVMRGLKQEWLAEQTGLPSTTVSRIVNGATPTLRNAQKIARALGVSVDDLWPLEEGESDEG, from the coding sequence GTGCCGAAACCCACGCGGCTCAAGCTGGTGCTGGTCATGAGGGGGCTGAAGCAGGAGTGGCTGGCGGAACAGACAGGGCTTCCGTCCACGACGGTCAGCCGGATCGTCAACGGGGCAACGCCGACCCTGAGAAATGCACAGAAAATCGCACGGGCGCTGGGGGTAAGCGTGGATGATCTGTGGCCACTTGAGGAGGGCGAATCAGATGAAGGATAA
- a CDS encoding spore germination protein has product MFDKLRRTKRKDLWNDPGRITSLVDTSLSEPDKPLPASVEQLRSWVKAEWKNCDDLQLRDVDVHGTRVLLVWLRGLVDLARIEEGVLEPLEVLPQPRPNIRQMESVLHTVHVRWIKTRQELNTAVSDGQVVLCADGSKLALVLDISKPPVRAIEKPDNEPTLLGPQEAFVEHLELNIALLRKRIRSPRLKVESMRIGVYSKTTVCIVYVEGIAKPTLVEEARQRLRKISIDGVNDINKLRELIGDAPYTLFPTTEETERPDRVTGSLLQGRIAIMLDGAPSCMMVPAQFIYFLASAEDYYMNYSLTLFVRILRHIAYWSSLLLPSLYVALLSYNQDLMPTPLLVSVVAQHRGIPFPTILEALLMMCAFEALREAGSRLPRAVGQSVSIVGTLIVGDAAVRAGLVSPGMVIVVAGTGVASFALPAYGFVNSSRIIQFAFVVAAGVFGLVGIVVLGLVLVTHLVSLRSFGVPYMAPIAPFTWSEMKDMFIRAPWFAIKRRPEQLEPVDSVSNRSPTPQPPNKPDSGEGQR; this is encoded by the coding sequence ATGTTCGACAAGCTTCGGCGTACGAAGAGAAAAGACCTGTGGAATGATCCCGGCAGGATAACCAGCCTGGTCGACACTTCGCTGTCTGAGCCGGACAAACCGCTCCCCGCCTCTGTAGAACAATTGCGGAGTTGGGTCAAGGCGGAGTGGAAAAACTGCGACGATTTGCAGCTCCGTGACGTTGACGTGCACGGTACGCGCGTGCTTTTGGTCTGGCTGCGCGGATTGGTGGACCTTGCGCGCATTGAAGAGGGCGTTCTCGAACCCCTTGAGGTCTTGCCACAACCGCGGCCTAATATACGGCAGATGGAGTCCGTCCTGCACACGGTGCACGTTCGTTGGATCAAGACACGGCAAGAATTGAACACAGCTGTGTCGGACGGCCAGGTGGTACTCTGCGCGGACGGTTCGAAATTGGCGCTCGTCCTTGACATTAGCAAGCCCCCGGTCCGGGCAATCGAAAAGCCGGACAACGAGCCCACCCTACTGGGCCCGCAGGAGGCGTTTGTCGAGCATTTGGAGCTCAATATTGCGCTTCTCCGCAAGCGGATTCGCAGTCCGCGCCTTAAGGTCGAATCGATGCGCATCGGCGTGTACTCCAAAACCACCGTGTGCATCGTTTATGTCGAAGGCATCGCCAAACCAACTCTGGTGGAAGAAGCGCGCCAACGGCTGCGCAAGATTTCTATCGACGGAGTGAATGACATCAACAAGTTGCGCGAACTGATCGGCGACGCGCCGTACACTCTGTTTCCCACAACCGAAGAGACCGAACGACCGGACCGGGTGACGGGCAGTCTGTTACAGGGGCGCATTGCCATCATGCTCGACGGAGCGCCAAGCTGTATGATGGTGCCTGCGCAGTTCATCTATTTCCTGGCATCAGCCGAAGATTACTACATGAATTACTCACTGACGCTGTTCGTTCGCATTCTGCGCCACATCGCCTATTGGTCTTCCCTCTTGTTGCCGTCTTTGTACGTGGCGCTGTTGTCTTACAACCAAGACCTGATGCCGACACCGCTGCTCGTCAGCGTGGTTGCCCAACACCGCGGCATTCCGTTTCCAACCATCTTGGAAGCGCTTTTGATGATGTGCGCCTTCGAAGCCCTGCGTGAAGCGGGCTCGCGTCTGCCAAGGGCGGTTGGGCAATCGGTCAGCATTGTAGGTACGCTGATTGTCGGCGATGCCGCAGTACGTGCAGGCTTGGTCTCTCCCGGCATGGTGATTGTGGTGGCAGGAACCGGGGTCGCGTCGTTTGCTCTGCCGGCGTATGGGTTTGTGAATTCAAGCCGGATCATTCAGTTTGCATTCGTGGTCGCGGCTGGTGTTTTTGGACTGGTCGGAATCGTCGTCCTCGGCCTGGTCCTTGTGACGCATCTCGTCTCGCTCCGTTCTTTCGGAGTTCCATACATGGCCCCCATCGCACCGTTCACCTGGTCAGAGATGAAGGATATGTTCATCCGGGCTCCCTGGTTTGCGATCAAACGACGCCCTGAGCAGCTTGAACCGGTTGACAGTGTCAGCAATCGCAGCCCGACACCGCAGCCCCCCAACAAGCCTGACTCTGGCGAGGGACAGCGATGA
- a CDS encoding YcaO-like family protein: MFGDTIRTYRCFLYNDDGELLSVGNGKGLGDQSLASAMFESIEHLFCTYPPDTDILYVPIHIVCSQDLLASEVVFEILLQKYPDSIIPCRRYQSVFGSEQIAYPVFLATPSYVNQPFLEDSFDYAIVSKYATNNGTAIGVNRTEALIHSISELIERDALSCFLLSTFVSRQPLPVRLIDKATLPPNLLQLIDQAESVMGIEITLIDICTDFQVPAILAVAASDVVPVPYVGSGASLSKSYACERAILETIQMFHLYSDGMIEEDIRVLNLFDQLPRYQACVRLDFADVAKESVSYENLPTYNVQDYSLHEYLSILVQRIHIKGYKAYYVPYFTSDLGTTCLHSVIPGLERFHLVRSGVPALPSRRGRKLLT, encoded by the coding sequence ATGTTTGGAGATACTATCAGAACCTACAGGTGTTTTCTGTACAACGATGATGGGGAACTTCTAAGTGTGGGTAACGGCAAGGGATTAGGAGACCAGTCATTGGCGAGCGCAATGTTCGAATCAATTGAGCACTTGTTCTGTACTTATCCACCAGATACTGACATCTTATACGTTCCAATTCATATAGTTTGCTCTCAGGATCTACTAGCTAGCGAGGTCGTTTTCGAGATACTGCTACAAAAATACCCAGATTCTATTATTCCATGTCGTCGATATCAGAGTGTATTCGGTAGCGAGCAAATTGCTTACCCTGTGTTTCTTGCGACACCATCATATGTTAATCAGCCCTTCCTGGAGGATTCATTTGACTACGCCATTGTTTCCAAATATGCAACCAATAACGGAACCGCGATTGGTGTAAATCGCACGGAAGCATTGATTCATAGCATTTCTGAGTTAATTGAACGCGATGCGTTGTCGTGTTTCCTTCTGAGCACTTTTGTGTCTCGACAACCATTACCTGTAAGGTTGATTGATAAAGCTACGCTTCCGCCGAACTTACTACAACTGATAGATCAAGCAGAATCCGTGATGGGCATTGAGATTACATTGATAGATATTTGTACGGACTTTCAAGTGCCTGCGATACTGGCCGTAGCAGCTAGTGACGTTGTTCCAGTACCGTACGTTGGCTCGGGTGCATCACTATCAAAAAGCTATGCTTGCGAAAGGGCAATACTGGAAACCATACAGATGTTCCATCTATATAGTGATGGCATGATTGAAGAGGATATTCGGGTGCTTAACCTGTTCGATCAGTTGCCAAGATATCAGGCTTGTGTCCGTTTGGATTTTGCCGACGTTGCTAAGGAGTCCGTTTCTTATGAGAACCTTCCGACGTATAATGTCCAAGATTACAGTTTGCATGAATATCTTTCTATTTTGGTACAAAGAATTCATATTAAAGGTTATAAAGCGTACTACGTTCCTTACTTTACTTCGGACTTAGGTACAACATGCCTTCACAGCGTGATACCTGGTCTAGAAAGATTCCATCTTGTACGAAGTGGCGTACCAGCTTTGCCATCACGACGGGGAAGGAAATTGCTTACTTAG
- a CDS encoding transposase: protein MPGRKWTVDEKMNIVLEGMMPGANISEVCRRHGVAQSLYYRWREAFLAGGRAGLQSGPSTREQELEKELQEARAKIGELTMQVDVLRKNRIGAGSK, encoded by the coding sequence ATGCCGGGACGTAAGTGGACAGTGGACGAAAAGATGAACATCGTGCTCGAGGGCATGATGCCCGGTGCGAACATCAGCGAGGTATGTCGGCGGCATGGCGTGGCCCAGAGTCTGTATTACAGGTGGCGTGAAGCGTTCCTGGCTGGTGGACGGGCTGGGCTTCAGTCCGGACCCTCTACGAGGGAGCAGGAGCTGGAGAAGGAGTTGCAGGAGGCTCGGGCTAAGATCGGTGAACTTACGATGCAGGTGGATGTGTTGCGAAAAAATCGAATTGGGGCCGGAAGTAAATAG
- a CDS encoding Ger(x)C family spore germination protein, whose protein sequence is MRSYLFRKLAFFLVISIGSLSLPGCFDIQEVDDMNIVIALGIDRTDNGLVRVTAQIVNPNAVPSAGGGQSGSGGGQPFLIRDETGSSIEEAVERFKEDVPHRMYLAHNTLVVFGSDYAKQGIDRAFDYFERNRYFRRNQLFLVTPGQARDVLSAPSDPEPLNALGLRDLVEQVGEMFRVVDSGQLEVMREYLSPSQAPVLSLVDRDASGHLLMKGVAVFRGAKMADVLTVEETKALAWLMGDTRQVAILLPCDGKDNGVGSAVRLLVSHTKVIPQFGNDGVSFLVKVQARAEIERLCPYERLSEKTYKKYEQETAEYMERQMQAVMTKLQSDGVDACQFGTRLFIENPRRWRQISQQWPDYFARAQVKFNVRVHITRTALSSNTPESAASRSGLAPPAGRGVTTP, encoded by the coding sequence ATGAGGTCGTACCTGTTTCGCAAGTTGGCCTTCTTCTTGGTGATCAGCATTGGTTCGTTGTCGTTGCCAGGGTGCTTTGATATTCAGGAGGTCGATGACATGAATATCGTCATCGCCCTCGGCATCGACCGGACGGACAATGGCTTGGTACGGGTGACGGCCCAGATCGTCAATCCCAATGCCGTACCTTCGGCGGGTGGGGGCCAGTCAGGTTCAGGAGGCGGCCAGCCCTTCCTCATCCGGGATGAGACGGGCAGTTCTATCGAAGAAGCGGTGGAAAGATTCAAGGAAGACGTACCACACCGAATGTACCTGGCACACAATACCCTGGTGGTATTTGGGAGTGACTACGCAAAACAAGGAATTGACAGGGCATTTGACTACTTCGAGCGCAACCGGTACTTTCGCCGCAATCAACTGTTCCTCGTGACACCGGGACAGGCCCGGGACGTCCTTTCGGCTCCGTCCGATCCCGAGCCTCTGAACGCGCTGGGCCTTCGTGATTTGGTGGAGCAGGTAGGCGAGATGTTCCGCGTTGTCGACAGCGGGCAACTGGAGGTGATGAGGGAGTACCTGTCGCCGTCGCAGGCCCCCGTTTTGTCGTTGGTAGACAGAGACGCTTCGGGCCACCTGCTCATGAAAGGGGTTGCTGTGTTTCGCGGCGCAAAGATGGCCGATGTCCTGACTGTGGAGGAGACGAAGGCGCTCGCGTGGCTTATGGGGGACACCCGCCAGGTGGCCATCCTCCTACCATGCGACGGCAAGGACAACGGCGTTGGAAGTGCCGTGCGACTGCTGGTTTCCCACACCAAGGTCATTCCGCAGTTTGGCAACGATGGAGTCAGTTTTCTGGTGAAGGTTCAAGCACGGGCGGAGATCGAGCGGCTTTGTCCGTATGAGCGGTTGAGTGAGAAAACGTACAAGAAATACGAGCAGGAAACTGCCGAGTACATGGAACGGCAGATGCAGGCAGTGATGACAAAACTCCAATCCGACGGTGTAGACGCCTGCCAGTTCGGCACGCGGTTGTTTATCGAAAACCCGCGCAGGTGGCGGCAGATCAGCCAGCAATGGCCAGATTACTTTGCTCGTGCGCAGGTCAAGTTCAATGTACGCGTACACATTACCAGGACCGCTCTGTCTTCCAATACACCCGAATCCGCGGCCTCGCGCAGCGGCTTGGCTCCGCCGGCAGGGCGCGGAGTGACCACACCGTGA
- a CDS encoding GerAB/ArcD/ProY family transporter: MSNAQISRFQLVIVLIWSILGTGIVTVPFVIAQFTVRDSWITGLLFAAGGLISAGVAAMFLRALPDRNLTSGLIDAFGPWLGRMFCLWFLVWLYLINCTVLREAESFVSITILPETPEYIIGLLAMTGISYMVYMGAEVLVRDGEFITPLALIVAPLLFALSMQHMDVHQLMPVLAYGWQPVLRGAITPDLTYALEFLISLQFVRALRDSQTLPKDIITATAILTVLLTCVLVITTGVVGQSTSYLSYPVLETVRSIRVGRFLERLDTLYVMGVMSTVCIKLAVFHYAWCEGMKDVFKLSSHRIVAYSGGLFVWAGSFTFFRSTQEMEHFIAGVAPAYFVLTLICIPLLAAIVMNFRRRAKR; the protein is encoded by the coding sequence ATGTCGAACGCACAGATTTCCCGGTTTCAATTAGTCATCGTGCTCATTTGGAGCATCCTCGGCACCGGCATCGTCACAGTCCCGTTCGTCATTGCCCAGTTCACCGTCCGCGACAGCTGGATTACGGGCCTCCTGTTTGCGGCCGGGGGCCTGATATCCGCCGGTGTTGCGGCGATGTTCCTCCGTGCGCTGCCAGACCGGAATCTCACCAGCGGCTTGATTGACGCATTCGGACCATGGCTGGGGCGCATGTTCTGCCTCTGGTTTCTTGTCTGGCTGTACCTGATTAACTGCACCGTTCTTCGGGAAGCGGAATCGTTTGTGAGTATCACCATCTTGCCTGAGACACCGGAGTACATCATCGGGCTGCTGGCCATGACTGGGATCTCATACATGGTGTACATGGGCGCGGAGGTCCTCGTGCGAGACGGCGAGTTCATTACACCGCTCGCGCTCATTGTGGCGCCGCTTCTCTTCGCCTTGTCCATGCAGCACATGGATGTTCACCAACTGATGCCTGTTCTCGCTTACGGCTGGCAGCCGGTGCTCCGCGGCGCCATAACGCCGGACCTGACCTACGCATTGGAATTTTTGATTAGCCTGCAGTTCGTACGAGCTTTGCGTGATAGCCAGACCCTTCCCAAAGACATAATCACCGCTACGGCCATCCTCACCGTTCTCTTGACGTGCGTCCTGGTAATCACGACAGGGGTGGTGGGGCAGTCCACCAGTTATCTGTCGTATCCGGTGCTTGAAACCGTCCGCAGCATTCGCGTCGGCCGCTTTCTGGAGCGTCTGGACACGCTGTACGTGATGGGAGTGATGTCCACCGTATGCATCAAACTGGCCGTGTTTCACTATGCTTGGTGTGAGGGTATGAAGGACGTGTTCAAGCTGTCGTCGCACCGGATTGTGGCGTATTCTGGAGGCTTGTTCGTGTGGGCTGGCAGCTTTACATTTTTCCGCAGCACGCAGGAAATGGAGCACTTCATCGCTGGTGTGGCGCCAGCGTATTTTGTGCTAACTTTAATCTGTATTCCCCTTTTAGCTGCCATAGTGATGAATTTTCGGAGGCGAGCAAAACGTTAG